A stretch of Paenibacillus mucilaginosus 3016 DNA encodes these proteins:
- a CDS encoding SRPBCC domain-containing protein has product MDNNLNPSFEIAFTRVFDAPRELVFKAWTEPGHFTKWWGPKGGTLEVVNMDARSGGEFLGIQTSPDGNLVMWRKFAYQEVVEPEKVAYIQSFSDEQGNTVRAPFSVSWPLEIMNIITLEDDEGKTVLKLKGYPVNASAEEQETYKGMAPKLQQDLEGAFDKLADYLVSLN; this is encoded by the coding sequence ATGGATAACAATCTGAATCCATCGTTCGAAATTGCATTTACGCGTGTATTCGATGCCCCTCGCGAACTCGTATTTAAAGCATGGACAGAGCCCGGGCATTTCACAAAATGGTGGGGACCAAAGGGGGGCACCCTCGAAGTCGTTAACATGGACGCTCGATCAGGCGGCGAGTTTTTAGGTATTCAGACGTCTCCTGACGGAAATCTGGTGATGTGGAGAAAATTTGCATACCAAGAGGTTGTCGAACCTGAGAAAGTGGCTTATATTCAATCCTTTTCCGATGAGCAAGGCAATACGGTCCGAGCGCCTTTTAGCGTGAGCTGGCCTCTTGAAATTATGAATATCATAACGCTAGAAGATGACGAAGGTAAAACTGTTTTAAAACTGAAAGGTTACCCTGTGAACGCTTCCGCTGAGGAACAAGAAACCTACAAGGGTATGGCACCAAAGCTTCAACAAGATCTTGAGGGTGCTTTCGATAAGCTTGCCGACTATCTTGTCTCCCTGAATTAG
- a CDS encoding STM4014 family protein → MESMIVIGNADNRRTAGLQAARARLGLPPAHVLNYIDVLQGRASLSSIAQSLGRSMDEPPLLRLDAPGEHFEVERELIALGAPDAASLPIDERWLWYNKSVVQPIPVRMAHGLKEIKGKLYHPSQWFRGYCRLLSRLDREAIQLWETPRWMNAPEDIAAMFDKRRTHQILSAARLPAPRRLAAPEAIPDYDTLREAMANERMHRLFIKLASGSGACGVMAYQVNPATGAESAVTTIGVQSYQTRPPLFYNVKKLVNYKERHVIRQIINWLLGHGAHVEQWIPKASYRDRAFDIRQLVVAGKACHSIARASRTPITNLHLNSARFRLDEMGLPDDLQAAVRQSAEQTLSAFPRSTVAGIDVLLSSTSFRPYVLDVNPFGDLLYHSHYEGHDPYEWEMRMATLPSTI, encoded by the coding sequence ATGGAATCGATGATTGTTATTGGCAATGCCGATAATAGAAGAACAGCCGGACTGCAAGCGGCAAGGGCCCGGCTGGGGTTACCGCCGGCACATGTATTGAATTATATCGATGTGCTTCAGGGAAGAGCATCCTTGAGTTCGATTGCACAAAGTCTGGGACGATCTATGGATGAACCGCCCTTGCTGCGGCTCGACGCACCAGGGGAGCATTTTGAAGTGGAACGTGAGCTTATTGCACTTGGCGCCCCCGATGCGGCAAGCCTCCCTATAGACGAGCGATGGCTTTGGTATAACAAGAGCGTTGTTCAGCCTATTCCGGTTAGGATGGCCCATGGATTGAAGGAAATCAAGGGCAAGCTGTACCATCCTTCCCAGTGGTTTCGCGGGTATTGCAGGCTGTTGTCCCGACTGGACAGGGAGGCTATACAGCTGTGGGAGACGCCGCGATGGATGAATGCTCCTGAGGATATTGCCGCGATGTTCGATAAGAGGCGCACGCACCAGATCTTATCAGCAGCCCGATTGCCGGCGCCCAGAAGATTAGCTGCGCCGGAAGCCATTCCGGATTACGATACACTGCGGGAGGCTATGGCAAATGAACGAATGCACCGTTTATTCATTAAGCTGGCCTCAGGTTCCGGCGCATGCGGAGTCATGGCGTACCAAGTCAACCCCGCTACGGGGGCGGAATCGGCCGTGACTACGATAGGTGTGCAGAGCTATCAAACCAGACCTCCGTTATTTTATAACGTCAAAAAGCTGGTGAACTATAAAGAACGCCATGTCATCCGCCAAATCATCAACTGGTTATTGGGGCATGGCGCTCATGTAGAACAATGGATTCCGAAAGCGTCTTACAGGGATCGCGCTTTCGATATTCGGCAGCTTGTCGTAGCAGGGAAGGCTTGTCACAGTATTGCCAGGGCAAGCAGAACACCTATAACGAACCTGCATCTCAACAGCGCCCGATTCCGCTTGGATGAGATGGGCCTGCCTGACGATCTTCAGGCTGCCGTGCGGCAAAGTGCCGAACAGACGCTATCGGCATTTCCACGTTCTACTGTTGCAGGCATAGATGTATTATTGAGCAGCACATCCTTTCGACCTTATGTATTGGATGTCAATCCGTTCGGAGATTTACTATATCATAGTCATTATGAAGGACATGACCCCTATGAATGGGAAATGAGAATGGCTACACTCCCTTCGACTATCTGA
- a CDS encoding STM4015 family protein: MSECKLSVDYDQYENGVNIVDLIEELASKDESLQLESLIIGDWGGAYENDSGEIVEALVRLKDRFPQLRSLFIGDMSSEECEVSWINQSNLGPILSAYPELSSLTIKGSTGLSIDPAHHDKLEALTIICGGLGKDVITSISEGSFKNLKKLELYLGVEDYGFDGSLEDVLALIEPGKFPQLTYLGLKDSEIQDEIAMAVANAPILDGLHTLDLSMGTLTDAGAEALMNSEKIKKLQHLDLSYHYMSDEMMDRWKQSGLSVDISDQQDSDDDEDYRYPSLTE; encoded by the coding sequence ATGTCCGAATGTAAACTATCTGTCGATTATGACCAATATGAGAATGGAGTCAACATTGTAGATTTAATAGAGGAGCTTGCAAGCAAAGATGAGAGCTTACAGCTTGAAAGTCTCATCATCGGTGACTGGGGCGGCGCCTACGAGAATGATTCCGGCGAAATTGTGGAAGCGCTTGTTCGGTTGAAAGACCGCTTCCCGCAGCTGCGCAGCTTGTTTATTGGCGATATGTCCTCTGAAGAATGTGAGGTCTCCTGGATTAATCAATCCAACCTGGGACCGATTCTCTCTGCTTATCCCGAGCTTAGTTCACTAACGATTAAAGGAAGCACAGGTCTCAGCATAGATCCTGCTCACCATGACAAGCTGGAGGCGCTTACGATCATTTGCGGCGGACTTGGAAAAGACGTCATTACCAGCATCAGCGAAGGCAGTTTCAAAAACCTGAAGAAGCTGGAGCTTTATCTGGGGGTTGAAGACTATGGATTTGACGGGAGCCTCGAAGATGTTCTCGCTCTGATCGAGCCAGGGAAATTCCCCCAGCTCACCTATCTTGGGCTCAAAGACAGTGAAATCCAAGATGAAATTGCTATGGCTGTAGCCAATGCACCTATTCTTGATGGACTACATACGCTGGATCTTTCCATGGGTACGTTAACGGATGCTGGAGCAGAAGCACTTATGAATAGTGAAAAGATAAAGAAACTGCAGCATCTTGATTTAAGCTATCATTACATGTCGGATGAAATGATGGATCGTTGGAAGCAGTCAGGCCTGAGCGTAGATATCAGCGATCAGCAGGATTCGGATGATGACGAGGATTACCGCTATCCTTCATTAACGGAATAA
- a CDS encoding STM4013/SEN3800 family hydrolase has product MFNMNEIVGSHDILMITLDTLRYDAAVMEEANCPNLCGGGPWEKRHTPGSFTYAAHHAFFGGFLPTPATTHKSEHVRLFHSKNTGFNVHPYTWQFDSTDIVSGLQAEGYRTICIGGVIFFTKKVPLARVLPGYFQESYWRMNFGVTNPRSTEHQVNHAIKLLHNYEKTERLFLFMNISAIHGPNHYFVPGAKKDSVETQRAALRYVDGELGRLFQAFRERERPVFCMAFSDHGTAFGEDGYNGHRLAHEVVWNVPYREFIL; this is encoded by the coding sequence ATGTTTAACATGAATGAAATTGTAGGCAGTCATGATATTCTCATGATTACACTGGATACGCTGCGCTATGACGCCGCCGTAATGGAGGAAGCAAACTGCCCGAATTTGTGCGGCGGCGGACCTTGGGAAAAGCGGCACACGCCGGGCAGTTTCACTTATGCAGCGCATCACGCTTTCTTTGGCGGATTTCTGCCAACCCCGGCTACGACCCATAAGTCAGAGCATGTTCGATTGTTTCATTCGAAGAATACGGGATTCAATGTCCATCCCTATACATGGCAATTTGACTCAACGGATATCGTTTCCGGATTGCAGGCAGAGGGCTACCGTACGATCTGTATTGGCGGAGTCATCTTTTTCACGAAGAAAGTTCCGCTGGCCAGAGTGCTTCCCGGCTATTTCCAGGAAAGCTATTGGAGAATGAACTTTGGGGTTACGAATCCACGCTCTACCGAGCATCAGGTGAACCATGCCATCAAGCTGCTGCACAATTACGAGAAGACAGAGCGTTTGTTTCTGTTTATGAATATATCAGCGATTCATGGGCCGAATCATTATTTTGTGCCTGGAGCGAAAAAAGACTCGGTTGAGACGCAGCGCGCGGCACTCCGATATGTTGACGGTGAACTTGGCCGATTATTTCAGGCCTTCAGAGAACGGGAACGGCCTGTATTCTGCATGGCGTTCTCGGATCACGGCACCGCCTTCGGTGAAGATGGCTACAACGGCCACAGGCTTGCCCATGAAGTCGTGTGGAACGTGCCTTATCGCGAATTTATTTTGTAA
- a CDS encoding carboxylesterase/lipase family protein, protein MRNESQIVQISLGFLQGIRWKDVFQFRGVPYAEAPIGALRFSPARPVLPWTGIRDASRHGSIAPQPPHPLRHVVRDAYEPPQGEDCLSLTISTPAMDQEKRPVVVWLHGGSYMTGAGSLDWYDGAQLAKDGNMVTVGVNYRLGALGFLYYPEVSDGIMGISDILTALRWVQDHIECFGGDPDQVTVMGQSAGAHAIMCLLAMPEARGLFQRAILQSAVASISPLSEAKAFELGKRLLDLLNVDQRSPEEIIRQLNTIPPVQIIQASGKLAQDISRLGQINLPFMPVFDHLSTTDRFIEMAAKGAGEAGIDLIIGTNREEAHVYLGSVKGLDPALVNEHFAALTGTEEAIERYRRRRPGSTTADLLSDLMTDYIFRFPSLRLAEAVYQTGSRTWVYQLDWAPPGSPYKACHGLEVPFVFGNFEASKDAPILQGASSEVVADLSTAIRSAWIGFIRTGNPGVFIPWPSYEPNQRQTMRFASVIGAVGDLAEINRFF, encoded by the coding sequence ATGAGAAACGAATCGCAGATTGTTCAAATCTCCCTTGGCTTCCTTCAAGGTATTCGATGGAAAGATGTATTTCAATTTCGGGGTGTTCCTTATGCCGAGGCCCCCATAGGTGCTCTCCGCTTTTCTCCAGCACGCCCTGTTTTGCCTTGGACGGGAATTCGGGACGCAAGTAGGCATGGCTCGATTGCGCCGCAGCCCCCTCACCCCCTGCGTCATGTCGTCAGAGATGCTTATGAACCGCCACAAGGGGAAGATTGTCTGTCTCTTACGATCTCCACACCTGCCATGGACCAGGAAAAACGGCCGGTTGTCGTTTGGCTGCATGGCGGAAGTTACATGACCGGCGCAGGTTCGCTGGACTGGTACGATGGAGCGCAGCTTGCTAAGGATGGAAACATGGTTACCGTAGGCGTCAATTACCGGCTTGGTGCGTTGGGCTTCTTGTATTACCCTGAAGTTAGCGATGGAATTATGGGGATTTCGGATATCCTCACTGCTCTAAGATGGGTTCAAGACCATATTGAGTGTTTTGGCGGTGATCCTGATCAGGTCACAGTGATGGGGCAATCCGCGGGAGCACATGCCATCATGTGCCTATTGGCCATGCCGGAGGCTCGTGGTCTTTTCCAAAGGGCTATTCTGCAAAGTGCAGTTGCAAGTATTTCACCTTTATCCGAAGCAAAAGCATTTGAGTTGGGAAAACGGCTGCTGGATCTCTTGAATGTCGATCAAAGAAGTCCAGAAGAAATCATCAGACAGTTGAACACCATACCTCCTGTACAAATCATACAAGCGTCGGGGAAATTGGCTCAAGACATTTCACGTTTGGGTCAAATCAATCTTCCTTTTATGCCTGTTTTCGATCATCTTTCTACGACAGACCGTTTTATTGAGATGGCTGCAAAAGGTGCCGGTGAAGCAGGAATTGATCTCATTATTGGTACCAATCGAGAGGAGGCCCATGTTTATTTGGGGAGCGTCAAGGGCCTTGATCCCGCTTTGGTGAATGAGCATTTTGCTGCTTTGACCGGGACAGAAGAAGCCATCGAGCGATACCGCAGGCGTCGGCCGGGCAGCACAACTGCCGATCTGCTCTCTGACCTGATGACGGACTATATTTTCCGGTTCCCCTCTCTAAGGTTAGCAGAAGCAGTTTATCAAACAGGCTCTCGTACTTGGGTTTATCAGTTGGATTGGGCACCGCCTGGATCTCCTTATAAAGCCTGCCATGGCTTGGAAGTGCCGTTTGTATTCGGAAATTTCGAGGCCAGCAAAGATGCACCGATATTACAAGGGGCCAGTTCAGAAGTGGTTGCTGACTTATCAACTGCTATTCGCAGCGCCTGGATCGGGTTTATACGAACTGGCAATCCTGGCGTCTTCATCCCATGGCCGTCTTATGAGCCGAATCAGAGACAAACCATGCGGTTTGCTTCGGTTATTGGAGCTGTGGGTGATTTAGCGGAGATCAATCGCTTTTTTTGA